A window from Culex pipiens pallens isolate TS chromosome 3, TS_CPP_V2, whole genome shotgun sequence encodes these proteins:
- the LOC120421745 gene encoding uncharacterized protein LOC120421745 — protein sequence MTISDVVGRLWARCKRRFRAHWAELTRKFNYRSEFFFGMDYLMAIGGLRFEPKIGASPIWWKLYRLSMPLIAVLMTWKLARNVAQEKSLDRVLNSLQLAIGTIVILMRGVLVVRCYDALSRVREYTNRRDFGKDLECSLRIRADAFYTVRRLVVILASGQFFGTIALATQNMADHDTFGLPFDLRNTSVLLQTVLQKLYSLSFLGITYTSLVGNMAVYMVLKGLLTELTIVAKCFEGIMDRTNQRVAVKMDGIAGNSEHLRLTEREYYWTCLSEEFQKCIQLHQKLLNCLNVAKPWLNATLLTVYYSTMLNITCGIVYLLSTESSQMGIYSIQIFYYIGMLIFECYVLSYLVSKLTEVKKSIGLTVYSLPWPADFVFEPRFAAQYRSAVATILVILATSQQPLRLNCFGFFEFTLEQFAELANQTYSLVTFFRNFPGIPCPSKSYLLMQACTKPNGPSTTTTDFALVISRTLISQQLLANRNTSYLLAGLSSISSSPQVSISEIFLLPLEKTTALQHNKAEQIRSRREIFRGSSQCEKS from the exons ATGACCATCTCGGACGTAGTAGGCCGACTCTGGGCACGCTGCAAGCGACGATTCCGCGCCCACTGGGCGGAGCTGACCAGGAAGTTCAACTACCGCTCGGAGTTCTTCTTCGGCATGGACTACTTGATGGCCATCGGTGGGCTGAGGTTCGAGCCAAAAATCGGAGCCTCGCCGATCTGGTGGAAACTGTACCGACTGTCGATGCCGTTGATTGCGGTTTTGATGACGTGGAAATTGGCGCGGAATGTGGCGCAGGAAAAGAGTCTGGATCGGGTCCTGAACAGCTTGCAGCTGGCAATAGGAACTATCGTGATACTGATGCGGGGTGTGCTCGTTGTGCGGTGTTACGATGCTCTGAGCAGAGTTCGCGAGTACACCAACAGACGGGATTTTGGCAAGGATCTGGAATGTTCGCTCCGGATTCGTGCCGATGCGTTTTACACTGTTCGACGATTGGTGGTAATCCTGGCTTCTGGACAGTTCTTTGGAACAATCGCATTGGCTACGCAGAACATGGCCGACCACGACACTTTCGGGTTGCCGTTCGATCTCCGGAACACAAGTGTTTTGCTGCAAACTGTCCTTCAGAAGCTCTACAGCCTGTCGTTTCTTGGAATTACCTACACCTCCCTGGTGGGTAACATGGCGGTCTACATGGTACTGAAGGGACTGTTGACCGAGCTGACCATTGTTGCAAAGTGCTTCGAAGGAATCATGGATCGGACTAATCAGCGAGTTGCTGTCAAAATGGATGGAATCGCTGGAAACTCCGAACACTTGCGTCTCACCGAGCGAGAATACTACTGGACATGTCTATCGGAGGAGTTCCAGAAGTGCATCCAGCTACACCAGAAATTGCTCAACTGTCTGAACGTTGCAAAGCCATGGCTCAACGCTACACTGCTGACCGTGTACTATTCGACCATGCTGAATATCACTTGTGGAATTGTCTACCTGCTGTCCACGGAATCATCCCAGATGGGAATCTACTCAATACAGATCTTCTACTACATCGGAATGCTCATCTTCGAATGCTACGTCCTGTCGTATCTCGTGAGCAAGCTAACCGAAGTG AAAAAATCCATCGGCTTAACGGTGTACTCGCTTCCGTGGCCGGCGGACTTTGTGTTTGAGCCAAGATTTGCGGCTCAGTACCGTTCGGCGGTCGCCACAATCCTGGTGATACTCGCAACCTCGCAGCAGCCGCTCCGACTGAACTGCTTCGGATTCTTCGAGTTTACGCTGGAGCAGTTTGCCGAACTGGCCAACCAGACGTACTCGCTGGTGACGTTCTTCAGAAACTTT CCAGGAATTCCGTGCCCCTCCAAATCGTATCTGTTGATGCAAGCCTGCACAAAACCAAATGGCccgtcaacaacaacaacagactTTGCCCTAGTTATATCCAGAACACTG ATTTCCCAGCAGCTGTTGGCAAACCGCAATACATCATATCTGCTTGCCGGCCTAAG TTCGATCTCGTCGTCGCCCCAGGTGTCAATTAGCGAAATCTTCCTCCTTCCCTTGGAGAAGACGACGGCTCTCCAACACAACAAAGCTGAGCAGATTCGATCCCGTCGCGAGATATTCCGCGGATCATCCCAGTGCGAAAAATCATGA